The Nicotiana tabacum cultivar K326 chromosome 1, ASM71507v2, whole genome shotgun sequence genome segment GTCTTTTTTAATACCTggctaaattaaattaaattaagcTACTATAAACCAAGCAAATTCAAGTCAATTCAAATTAGCCAagtcaaaccaaatcaaaccaaaccaaaatcaaGCATAGCCCAGCCATAGCCAAGTCAATTCAAGCCAAGTCAAATTAAGCTAAGCTAAACCAAATAGGTAAAAAAAATGTTGGGATCGGTGGGTAGATAGGGGTAATTAGTTTTAATTGGGTAGGTATATATTGTAAATAATTTTCAAATGGCTAGAAAATGGTAATTATTTTAAGCTCAATGGGTACTTTGCATAAATTTTATATCCAACAATATTTGGTGAAAATAGTACACGGGCTAACTAATTTTcggattggtaattgaaaaatagctagtgttttcaaagttattgaaaaatagccattattttgctaaAACACAGATAGTTCCAGCAAAATATGCTAGATTATGGGTTTTCGTGTATAAACTTCTAgaatattatgttggaactccagcacacaaaaagttctagcataatatactggattaTGGGAGCTCCAGCATATAAACTcccaacatattatgttggaactccaacacattatgaaattccagcatattatgttggaatctcatatgtaaaaaaatcgaaatccagcatattatgctggaatttttcttgatttttaagagtatttttgtttagattttatctttaattgaaagggactaaattccaatttcttttgaagctgtggctattttttaattaccaattgtaaattggttatttctgttttttttcctAATTAAGAACCTATTCTATTATTCTATGTGGAAGCAAATAAAAAGATCTAGGTTTTGCGGAAAAAATTGCTTTAATAGTTAATATATCCCCTTTTTTAAATATATGTTCAACTTTTACTGTCGCCCTTTATTCGGGTCAAATAGTTTTGTGGGtccttacaaatttaattttatttttacgatcctatttctatttttatacataaaagatttacttttacacataaaaGATCTATCTTTTAGTGTAAATGACATGGGGTAGCCACTATTTAAGGTGGTATTTATGTTTTATCCAACAATtctaatgttgagcaaaaatagccactactctattaaaattaatatgaaaagacatttttaccctttcttccatTGCTTTTCTTCTCAAACCATCGCTTCTCACTCTGCATCGAATACATGGGTTCTGGTTTCTTGATTAATAACTAAACAAGCTGGGCGTGGCTCTTGCAGAGaaagttagttcatttaatctATAACTTTTAGCTGGAAAatacaagaaaaggaaaaggaaaccACAAACAAGTGTTTCTCTTTTCTCTGTTTGAGATATTCACAAACAAAAATTAGTGCAAATGGGGTCTTTGTTGAAAGAGGTTTTGAAGACACTTTGTGGAGTGAATTAATGGTCTTAGGCTGTTTTTTGGAAGCGGAAGATCAGTTGCCAGAATACCAATTGAGTTTTCATATTTCaatgaatcaaattcttttttttttatgtgggtcctgaacttagagttggaagttcTAAAATTAAGGATATTTGATCCTTAACTTAAATTTACAAGCATAGAAATTAAAGACaaacagtccttaacttagagttacaaattcaaaagttaaggacacttggtcctgaaattagactaacaagctcaaaagttaaggattataggtcctgaacttacagttacaagttcaaaagttaaggacaataggtcctgaagtttgagttccaagttcaaaagttaaggataataggtccttaactttgaatttcaagttcaaaagttaaggacacttggtccttaactttgagttacaagttaaaaagttaaggacacttggtcctgaacttcaagtttcaagttcaaaagttaaggacacttggtccttaactttgagttccaagttcaaaagttaaggacacttggtcctgaactttgacttacaagttccaaaagttaaggacacttaatCTTTAACTatgaattccaagttcaaaagttaaggacacttggtcctgaacttagacttacaagttcaaaagttaaggacacttggtcctcaacttagactaacaagttcaaaagttaaggacagacagtccttaacttacagttacaagatcaaaagttaaggacaataggttcttaactttgacttacaagttcaaaagttaaggacgtttggtcctgaagtttgagttccatgttcaaaagttaaggacatgtagtcatgaaatcctgaagttaagttcaaaagttaaggacatatagtcctgaagtcctgaacttagagttctaaattcaaaagttaaggacatatagtcctgaagtcctaaagttaagttcaaaagttaaggacatgagcagaagggtattttcgtccaggaagttaaagtttattaaagcagtgacTAAAGACTAAAAacattttaaacagtggcttaaaagtaaatacatgtgttattagtggctaaccgtgcacttccccctatcttatatacataaaaaatctAAAAAGGACACTTTATTATTATCTACATTGTACATAGCCATGAAAGCCCATTCCCCTCTTTAATTCATGATGATCCTTCCCCTAATGTACTGAAAAGAATTGAATTAAAAAGAGACCAGTAAACTCCTTCCTTCATGAAAGGAGTTCCTCCTCTACTTTTCCTCAAGTAGGCCTTTCGTAATTCAAATAGGGAATTTTCATAAGAGTTTAAGTTTTCCGCACTATAGAAAGTATTTACATAATCAATAGATCAAAGAATAACTAATCTGCTATCACATGTTAAATTTTTTAAGTGTTAGATTTCCATAATCACTGACTATCTTAGGAAACAAATTTCTGTAATAGCCAAGGCTTCTGAATTCCGGAGGTCCTTATGCAACTGTAGTGGTCAAAAATTTGGAAACAAATTCCATTTGTGTATCCTATGAATTAATAACAAAACTTACGTCCCTAGGATATCAAACGTTAATTGATGTTCAATCCTCCTCAACCGTGACTTGTTGGTCCAAGATATGCGTATTGAATTCATTCCTGTGAAATAAGATCAAGAAACCTAAAGATTCAGATTTATTCTCAAATCTTTGAAATGGTTGAGTGAAAAACCAACCTCTGAATAAAGGTTGCTTAAGTTGAAAATTATTGCATCAAAAATTTAGGTTTTCTTTATTAGCTAGAACCCTGACTTGACTGACTACCACCTTCTTCTTGGAAACTACTTGCACGTGCAAACATTTTATAAATCAGAAGCTTAGTAATTGTAAATTGTAAAGTAATTAACACTCACGTCTCATTTATGTGTGCATATGCCACAcgtaaattaaaatacaaaaagtcAAACACTCATAGTTGCATGTGAAAACCCCCTATATAAACCCTAAAGCCCATCTTTACATGTAGCAAACATTTCCAAGCCATTCTCTACTGAAACACTTTCTTTTCTACCCTTGTAGCGCGATTCGTTCAAATATTTTCGACAATATTTGGTTTGGTATTACTTCAGTCACAGAAAACACAATTCACACCAATGGAGAAACTCAACCTTTGCCTTCTGATTCTTGTCCTATCGATATTCTCCGTTAAGTGTGCAGCGGAGAGTACCAGTCGTTTACATCCTCGTACTAAGACTTTTGTAGAGTTACAGTGCAGGCGAACTCGTTATCCAAAACTATGCATAACTTCTCTAGCCAACCATGTAAATTCTACTTCACAAGATCCTCAAGAAATAGCTCAAGTTGCTTTGAAGGTAAGTTTAGTTAGGGCTGTATATACAAAGTACTACCTCATGAAGGTATGCAAAGAACTTAATCAAACCAAAGTTAAGGATAATCAAGGAGTCTACGATTGTTTCGAACAAATCTCCAATGGAGTTTCTCAGCTTACAAATTCTGTTAAAGAGCTTCAACATTTGAGTTTAGATGGTGAAAGGGCGTTTGTATGGCATCAAAGTAATGTTCAAACTTGGCTTAGTACAGTTTTGACTGATGCATTCAATTGCTTGGATGGGATGAATTCTGGGTATTCAATGGGCGGTGTAGTGAGGGCTACTATTAAAGCTAAGGTTCTTAATGTTGCACAAGTTACAAGCAATGCTTTGGCTTTGTTTAATGGATTTGCGGATAGGCATAAGGCTTCTCATCATGATGGCTATGGCAAAAACAAACCCTAAAATACGCGTTAGGGCACAGACAACACAGTTAACAAGCAAGCTCGGACACCACGATTATTACAAGTAAAATGGCGATGTTGAATTTGTGTTTTGGCTTCCTTAGTTCTTTTTGTTATGTATGTCACTACATATGTAATTTCACTTtcctttctttccctttctttttttttttggtgcaaatagaaataatataaCTTCACTGAATCTgttagtatatatatttttgtactgACTTTATATATgtaaaagaaaacataaatacaatatttCCAAATAGGGACAGATCCAAGATTTAAATTTAATAGGttcaaatattttgaaattatgagtacaaaattaatatttataatatgtttCAAGATTCTCACAAAAATATCTATGTCATTTGCAAAAAATGTTAGACTTAATTGAACCCATAATCAAAACTATAAGTCCGTTTCCAAACGCTGAGATCACGGCAATCTTATCATTAAAATGGAGACCATGAGCtcataaaaggaaaaaaagaaatataATTGCAAATACTTCTAGTTGAATCAGGAGTGAAATTACTTTGTTTATTGATACAGGATTAATTAGGTGTTGAGAGACAGTGATGGTGATTCAGTTGCCAGGGAGTTTCAAAATAGATCTATATCGTCTCCATGACTCGATTATGGTTTATCGAtttaaattgatattttatactgTTGGTGTATAGTTTGATCTGCGATAGTAGTTTGATTATTATTACTACAACAAAGTATGGAATCGGTAACAACAACACCAATAATATATCTGTAAGTAAATAGCAACAGCataatttaattgttgttatatgataAAACTTTTAACCATTTGTTTCTTCCTGTTGGCAAAACATTTATTAATCTTATTGGTGCCATAGTTATATACGGCCAAAATTGAGGAGTCCGACTTTGGGTTATTGCGGCACTCCACGCCCAACCTCGAGGAGCTCGAAGCAAAATTTGAAGTGTGATTCCGAGGTGCGTCCCTCGAGGGAGCATATCGAAGGTCAATCTCGGAGCAGTACAAATCGATGATCGTCATGGAAAGGCAGGAAAGCTCCCAAGTACACGTGGTTagagctgaccaagtctgcaagaatagtacaaatccGTACTAAGCCATTATACAGCTATACCAATAGCATTTTCTCATTATTATTagacatgtactatgttgggattcctccCTCCTATATGAAGGGGacacttgtcattttgtaagATATATGATATTGAATACGATATAACATTCTCTGCTTTTCTTGTCTAAACGTGCTCAATGATTAATTTACAGCTTTTCTTGCCTAAACATGCCTAAACATTCATCActtgttcatttattgttcttcatttattgcccGTTACTAACTGCAAAAGGCTACCTTTGAGCCTTCATTGTCGTTGTTTCTTCATCAATTGTTCATTGCTAACTACTCTAACTAGACCTTGAAGCCCCTGTTCCAGCCAGCTCAAGGCCCTCGATCTTGTGACCGCACTGGTTTGCTTATCATTCCTTTCTTGTTTACACTTAGCATTATTTTCCTAACGACTAGTATTaagataaatcacgtatttttagaaccacaaatcaaatataataattaatagcattttcaaggtaaacaatttAGCGCCCAtctgtggggctaaaaataatagtgatatGTTTTGGTGCTAGTTTTCTAATAACACACATtactcttcacactttttcttgttaaagattctttgatttcaggcttaatcatgtctagcacacaaaatgCACCTCTTCACGACAGTGAGGGACTTGGAGAAAACAGTGGCATAGGACTCAATGTACCACCTGTAAACCCTGAGGGAGTACCAAGCGTGGAGCCAGTTGATATCAGCTCCCACAACGCTCTAAACATGGAAGCAGGCACAGACCCCGTAAGGAATGGACGTAGGGAAGCCCAGGGTGGAGGCCAAGAAGCACGAGGAATGGAAGGAGGAGGAGTCAACATCCAAGTAATATTCAAGATGCTGGAAGCTCAGCAAGtcgccatcgctcaacttcaaagtcagaaCAGAACCCCTAACACCGCCGAACCAGTAAACATGCAGCACGAACTAGTGCTAGAAAGACCCGATGAAAGcggctcggggactgacccctcaatcataaaaatgctcgaggaattgACTAAAAGAATCGAGTCAGGAGAAAACAAGATAGAGGCTAACGATAAAAAAGTGGAGACTTATAACtcgagggtcgatcagatcccaggcgcacccccgattctgaagggtgtagattcaaagaagttcatgcAGAGACCATTCCCATCAAGTGCGACTCTGAAACTCATCccaaagaaattcagaatgcTCGATGTACTGAAGTATAACGGGACCACGGACCCTAATGAGCACATTACCGCTTATACTTGTGCTATTAAAGGGAATGACTTAAAGAATGACGAGATTGAATCCGTCTTGCTGAacaaatttggagaaacactatcGAAGGGAGCCATAATGTGGTATCACAACGTACCCCCGAACTCGATGGATTCGTTTGCCATGTTGGTAGATTTTTTTGTGAATGCGCatgtcggtgccatcaaggttgctACAAGGAAGTTCGACatcttcaagatcaaacaaagggagaatgaaatgctgagatggagcgaatggaattGACActggtctccgatgactgggcagtgcaggccttcactcacgGCTTGAACGAGTGAAGCTCGATAACTTCGAAGCAGCTAAAACAGAACTTGGTTGAGTATCCCACCgtgacttgggcagatgtacacaacagatatcaatcgaagatcagggtcaagCGAACGAAAATATTcatcaccagggaaaagcgaactcggAGTTATATACCagaggatgctctcacattcagcgaacaggacatcgagaccttgtcttagcctcataatgacgcactggtaatttcttttcttttgaataagtTTCAAATTAAACGCgttctcgtggatccaggtagctcggccaacataatcaggtcgagggtggtggagtagctcggactgctcgaccaAATTGTACccacctctcgagtcctcaatggattcaacatggcgagcgagacAACGAAAAGAGAGGTCATCCTCCCGGTCAAAGTGGCTGGTACAATCCAAGATACCAAGTTTCATGACATCAaaggtgacatgagatacaatgccttacttggaaggccgtggatacacagTATGAGGGCAGtgccatcaacccttcatcaaatgatgaagtttccaaccaAGGATGGAGTAAAAGTAGTGTACGGGGAGCGGCACGCAGCAAGagagatgttcgcggtgcacgaCGTAGCACC includes the following:
- the LOC107760610 gene encoding pectinesterase inhibitor 9-like, with product MEKLNLCLLILVLSIFSVKCAAESTSRLHPRTKTFVELQCRRTRYPKLCITSLANHVNSTSQDPQEIAQVALKVSLVRAVYTKYYLMKVCKELNQTKVKDNQGVYDCFEQISNGVSQLTNSVKELQHLSLDGERAFVWHQSNVQTWLSTVLTDAFNCLDGMNSGYSMGGVVRATIKAKVLNVAQVTSNALALFNGFADRHKASHHDGYGKNKP